From Pyrenophora tritici-repentis strain M4 chromosome 1, whole genome shotgun sequence, the proteins below share one genomic window:
- a CDS encoding DCP1 domain containing protein translates to MPPPRKPRANQPQPPPQPSDYETDAPPAVDVPLPPRRSNEELNLSVLRRIYPEVRAIEHVTPYAALYTFSLETQQWEKMGVEGTLFICQLTPSPVGAERYCAIILNRRGLDNFYEELTSSEKMEISDPYVIIQGEHVYGIWIFADPPPASTANCRVETAAKMMDIADRAKASREALGPPASTMARPIEAALSTPMGRQLSLRELFGQQREQDADFSIHNHTGHPMPSSHYPPQGYMSNPAPAQSDVLGQLFSKAKQNHNGLG, encoded by the coding sequence ATGCCGCCTCCCCGTAAACCCCGCGCCAACCAGCCCCAACCGCCGCCGCAGCCATCCGACTACGAGACAGACGCGCCGCCTGCCGTCGACGTGCCCCTCCCACCTCGGCGGTCCAACGAGGAACTCAACCTCTCTGTCCTCCGTCGCATATATCCAGAGGTCCGCGCTATTGAGCACGTGACTCCCTATGCAGCGCTGTATACATTTAGTCTCGAGACGCAGCAATGGGAGAAGATGGGCGTCGAGGGCACCCTCTTCATTTGCCAACTGACGCCCTCACCCGTGGGTGCTGAGCGATACTGCGCCATCATCCTCAACCGCCGCGGCCTCGACAATTTCTACGAGGAACTCACCAGCAGTGAGAAGATGGAGATATCTGATCCCTATGTCATCATCCAAGGCGAGCACGTGTACGGCATATGGATTTTTGCCGACCCACCGCCTGCCTCGACGGCCAACTGCCGCGTCGAGACTGCCGCCAAGATGATGGACATTGCTGACCGCGCAAAAGCGAGCCGAGAGGCATTGGGGCCGCCTGCCAGTACCATGGCTCGTCCTATTGAGGCAGCTTTGTCTACGCCCATGGGTCGCCAACTATCCTTACGAGAGCTATTCGGTCAGCAACGCGAGCAGGATGCCGACTTTAGCATTCACAACCACACCGGCCATCCCATGCCGAGCAGCCACTACCCACCACAAGGCTACATGTCAAATCCAGCTCCAGCGCAATCAGATGTGCTAGGCCAGCTGTTTAGCAAGGCGAAGCAGAATCACAACGGACTGGGCTGA
- a CDS encoding Phosphatidylinositol 5-phosphate phosphatase, with protein MAPDASSVRSTERLDATIPGAFLDARNPSVASITTQQTSLAQALYDRRAEYTRPRQVRIKVGSWNTGAQKGTEQDVGKWFVKAKGVEEALAGLGVSDPGYHGKGGRESVAAQEARHSTSAPTVPHHDSGALPAGEDIDIYVLGLQEIVDITSPAEALRPYTDPSTANKWKASVEVALPTGYQLVAEQQLIGLYLVIYASPDVLPQIKNVSTTSVGTGLMGYMGNKGAVTTRIVLGETTRLVFINSHLAAGADKASLERRNWDAAQIESRTRFDPIVDVLGSSQSTGEGLGDEDFAFWFGDLNYRLHGMPGDDVRRLLTVHTKDMDPEGDDRPSTSTNSVGDSDQPDDTTDSVPIPPELDPASLQTTISSLLPHDELHQMMKSGKAFHDGWEEAPIRFLPSYKYDIGKVGVFDSSEKRRCPSWCDRIIYRTRTAKEQYETRVREREAARQHDEEMKLKGMDVPGDYDVMYEYDPDTDGETYDDYDEAEDPEPEPIKTKDNLSAEILLEYYTTHMRVLSSDHKPLDAVFKLQYDAVVPELKTAIHSEIAREIDRHENEGRPSIAVAVERAIGSSLPDDQNKTESAFEGVDFGDVKFAKSSRRNITIANTGRVPATFGFADRPVEKDQPAGPFPPWLSVMFDKEPDKLDKPRPDDIHQYYTLAPADVLNIELKLKIESLTSVRDLNEGDAVLDEILVLRVENGRDHFLPIRAHWLPSALARSIDKLIKVPEGGIRKLQHQIPARGEVKWSVPREIFRLTEAIEDLTERTLAEWDMTKDEDERAPWQDNAGWPFVKDRSDQEEREHELAEIYDALDCDRPFSEAFYPETRSKERVEMLAGVLVTFLTSLTDGVITPTLFEKLQEALVRRERSKPPSAFEDDDEKMAILEVLATAPNHNATFLLILSFLQNIANQIVEASRPRPDSKRASLEMPSSPQAKVRRKTLSKVPEVALRQLIVKNYAVVFADCLLRWENGGREREKASRKERMVDVLELFLKEAE; from the exons ATGGCGCCAGACGCATCTTCGGTGCGCTCCACCGAGCGACTGGATGCGACTATCCCGGGCGCCTTCCTTGATGCCCGCAATCCAAGTGTGGCCTCCATCACGACGCAGCAAACTTCGCTCGCCCAAGCACTGTATGACCGCCGAGCCGAGTACACACGACCCCGCCAGGTGCGCATCAAAGTAGGCTCTTGGAACACAGGCGCGCAGAAAGGCACCGAACAGGACGTTGGCAAGTGGTTTGTCAAAGCCAAGGGCGTTGAAGAGGCCCTTGCTGGCCTGGGGGTCTCGGACCCGGGCTATCATGGCAAAGGCGGTAGGGAGAGCGTCGCAGCCCAAGAGGCACGACACAGCACATCTGCGCCCACGGTTCCACACCATGATTCCGGGGCACTACCGGCCGGTGAAGACATCGACATATATGTCCTCGGCCTGCAGGAGATTGTCGACATCACATCCCCTGCAGAGGCCTTGAGACCCTACACCGATCCCTCTACCGCAAACAAGTGGAAGGCGTCGGTCGAGGTTGCTCTGCCCACCGGTTACCAGCTAGTCGCCGAGCAGCAACTGATTGGTCTGTACTTGGTCATCTATGCTTCTCCAGACGTCTTGCCTCAGATCAAAAACGTCAGCACTACGAGCGTCGGTACTGGCTTGATGGGTTACATGGGGAACAAGGGCGCAGTGACAACGCGCATAGTCCTGGGTGAGACGACCCGTCTTGTCTTCATAAATTCCCATCTTGCAGCCGGCGCCGACAAGGCATCTCTGGAGCGGAGGAACTGGGATGCTGCACAGATTGAATCTCGGACACGTTTCGATCCTATTGTGGATGTTCTAGGCTCGTCACAGAGCACTGGCGAAGGTCTTGGTGACGAGGACTTTGCATTCTGGTTTGGCGATCTGAACTATCGTCTCCACGGCATGCCGGGCGACGATGTACGCCGTCTGCTCACTGTGCACACCAAAGACATGGACCCAGAGGGCGACGACAGACCGTCAACGTCCACTAACTCAGTCGGCGACTCAGACCAACCCGACGATACCACGGACAGTGTGCCCATACCCCCAGAACTTGACCCAGCGTCACTGCAAACTACCATCTCGTCTTTACTGCCACATGATGAATTGCACCAGATGATGAAATCCGGCAAGGCTTTCCATGATGGATGGGAAGAAGCGCCTATCCGCTTTCTACCATCGTACAAGTACGATATTGGGAAAGTTGGCGTGTTTGACTCGAGCGAAAAGCGGCGCTGTCCCAGTTGGTGTGATCGCATCATCTATCGGACTCGAACGGCCAAAGAGCAGTATGAGACGCGAGTTAGGGAGCGGGAAGCAGCACGTCAACACGATGAGGAGATGAAGCTGAAAGGAATGGACGTGCCAGGAGATTACGATGTCATGTACGAATACGACCCAGATACGGACGGCGAAACTTATGACGACTACGATGAAGCTGAGGACCCGGAACCTGAACCAATCAAAACGAAAGACAATCTTTCT GCTGAGATACTACTCGAGTACTACACGACCCATATGCGTGTGCTGAGTTCAGACCATAAGCCTTTAGACGCTGTTTTCAAGTTGCAATATGATGCTGTTGTACCTGAACTCAAGACCGCCATCCACAGTGAGATAGCTCGCGAAATCGACCGTCATGAGAACGAAGGCCGGCCATCCATTGCAGTAGCTGTAGAACGTGCGATTGGTTCATCTTTGCCTGATGACCAGAACAAGACAGAGAGCGCTTTCGAGGGCGTGGATTTTGGGGATGTCAAATTTGCAAAATCATCCAGACGTAACATTACGATTGCAAACACAGGGCGTGTCCCAGCTACGTTTGGTTTCGCGGACCGCCCAGTAGAGAAGGACCAGCCTGCCGGTCCTTTCCCCCCTTGGCTCAGCGTCATGTTCGACAAGGAGCCAGACAAGCTCGACAAACCAAGGCCAGATGACATACACCAGTACTACACTCTCGCCCCGGCAGATGTCCTAAACATCGAATTGAAACTCAAAATTGAAAGCTTAACCTCCGTTCGCGACCTGAACGAAGGAGATGCAGTCCTTGACGAGATTCTTGTCCTACGTGTTGAGAATGGGCGGGACCATTTTCTACCAATCCGCGCACATTGGTTACCCTCGGCGCTTGCACGGTCGATCGATAAGCTGATCAAAGTCCCTGAGGGCGGTATCAGAAAGCTGCAGCACCAGATACCAGCTCGTGGCGAGGTAAAATGGAGCGTGCCTCGGGAAATATTCCGGCTGACCGAGGCGATAGAAGACTTGACGGAACGTACGTTGGCCGAATGGGATATGACAAAAGATGAGGATGAAAGGGCTCCTTGGCAGGACAATGCAGGGTGGCCATTTGTCAAGGATCGGAGCGACCAAGAGGAGAGGGAACATGAGCTGGCCGAGATATATGATGCGTTGGATTGCGATCGCCCTTTTTCTGAAGCTTTTTACCCAGAAACACGCAGTAAAGAGCGTGTTGAGATGCTAGCTGGAGTACTCGTCACCTTCCTGACCAGTCTCACAGACGGTGTCATAACGCCTACTCTTTTCGAAAAACTCCAGGAAGCGCTTGTGCGACGCGAACGTTCTAAACCTCCATCTGCCTttgaagacgacgacgagaAAATGGCTATACTTGAAGTCCTTGCTACAGCTCCAAATCACAACGCCACCTTCCTACTCATTCTTTCCTTCCTTCAAAATATTGCGAATCAGATTGTAGAAGCATCAAGACCCAGA